The Oscillospiraceae bacterium genome contains a region encoding:
- the trpS gene encoding tryptophan--tRNA ligase, with amino-acid sequence MSETPLRKPRILSGIQPTGTFTLGNYVGAVRNWGALQQEYECLYMVADLHALTVRQEAAALRRQTREAAAMLLAAGIDPEHSILFVQSHVPAHAQLAWVLSCNTQFGELSRMTQFKDKSAKHADNVNAGLFTYPALMAADILVYNADLVPVGVDQKQHLELTRNVAQRFNNLYSPTFTVPEPYIGKTGAKIMSLQEPEKKMSKSDTNANSFILMTDDADTILRKCRRAVTDSEGVVRAADDKPGVTNLMSIYGVLTGKSFGAIEAEFAGQGYGTFKEAMAASIIDAFAPIQAEYARILADKAYLDGVLSQGAARAAGLAQRTLTKVYKKVGLLQL; translated from the coding sequence ATGAGTGAAACCCCTTTGCGCAAGCCGCGCATTTTATCCGGCATTCAGCCCACCGGCACCTTTACCCTGGGCAACTACGTGGGGGCGGTGCGCAACTGGGGCGCGCTGCAGCAGGAATACGAGTGCCTTTACATGGTGGCCGACCTGCACGCGCTGACCGTGCGCCAGGAGGCAGCGGCCCTGCGCCGCCAGACCCGCGAGGCCGCAGCCATGCTGCTGGCGGCCGGCATCGACCCGGAGCACAGCATCCTGTTCGTGCAGAGCCACGTGCCCGCCCACGCGCAGCTGGCATGGGTGCTGTCCTGCAACACCCAGTTCGGCGAACTGTCCCGCATGACCCAGTTCAAGGACAAAAGCGCCAAGCATGCCGACAATGTGAACGCCGGCCTGTTTACCTATCCCGCCCTTATGGCGGCGGATATCCTGGTCTACAACGCGGACCTGGTGCCGGTGGGGGTGGATCAAAAGCAACACCTGGAGCTGACCCGCAACGTGGCACAGCGCTTCAACAATCTTTACAGCCCCACCTTCACCGTGCCCGAACCCTACATCGGCAAAACCGGCGCCAAGATCATGAGCCTGCAGGAGCCGGAAAAAAAGATGAGCAAATCCGACACAAACGCGAACAGCTTTATCCTGATGACCGACGACGCCGACACCATCCTGCGCAAGTGCAGGCGCGCCGTGACCGACTCCGAAGGGGTGGTCCGCGCGGCGGACGATAAGCCCGGCGTGACCAATCTCATGAGCATTTACGGCGTGCTCACCGGCAAAAGCTTCGGGGCCATCGAGGCCGAATTTGCCGGCCAGGGTTACGGGACCTTCAAGGAGGCGATGGCCGCCTCCATCATCGACGCTTTTGCCCCCATCCAGGCCGAATATGCCCGCATCCTGGCAGACAAGGCATATCTCGACGGCGTGCTCAGCCAGGGCGCCGCGCGTGCCGCAGGGCTGGCTCAGCGCACCCTCACCAAGGTCTACAAAAAAGTCGGCCTGCTTCAGCTCTGA
- the gltX gene encoding glutamate--tRNA ligase — MPNESVRTRFAPSPTGYMHVGNLRTALYAYLKAKSKGGSFLLRIEDTDQERYVEGAVDIIYDTLRQTGLVWDEGPDIGGPVGPYIQSQRMGMFKKYAEELVEKGGAYYCFCTPERLEAMRAEQKAAGAVVGHYDGCCRDLSPGEVQKKLAEGLPYVIRQKMPREGVTGFDDAVYGRIEVNNAELEDQILIKTDGMPTYNFANVVDDHLMGITHVIRGSEYLSSTPKYNLLYQAFGWELPVYIHCPPVMKDAQNKLSKRNGDASYQDLIAKGYLSEAVLNYILLLGWSPKGEEEIFTLDEMVRLFDESGISKSPAIFDPAKLRAINAEYIRRLPAERFRALADPWIDRAVRRPIDRELLCRNLQPRCEVLGEIPEQLDFFDAVLPYGPELYANKKQKTTPETAKQALEALLPVLEELNAWDRDAIFAACAAKAEELEVKNGWLLYPLGIALSGKQRTPGGGTDLAAMLGREETLGRLRAALAAL, encoded by the coding sequence ATGCCGAATGAATCCGTCCGCACCCGCTTTGCGCCCAGCCCCACAGGCTACATGCATGTGGGAAACCTGCGCACCGCCCTGTACGCTTACCTGAAGGCCAAAAGCAAGGGCGGTTCCTTTTTGCTGCGCATTGAGGACACCGACCAGGAGCGCTATGTGGAGGGCGCGGTGGACATTATTTACGACACCCTGCGCCAGACCGGCCTTGTGTGGGACGAGGGCCCGGACATCGGGGGCCCGGTGGGCCCCTATATCCAGAGCCAGCGCATGGGCATGTTTAAAAAGTATGCCGAGGAGCTGGTGGAAAAGGGCGGGGCCTATTACTGCTTTTGCACCCCGGAGCGGCTGGAGGCCATGCGCGCCGAGCAAAAGGCCGCGGGCGCGGTGGTGGGCCATTACGACGGCTGCTGCCGCGACCTGAGCCCCGGCGAGGTGCAGAAAAAGCTGGCCGAGGGGCTGCCCTATGTGATCCGGCAGAAGATGCCCCGCGAGGGTGTGACGGGCTTTGACGACGCGGTGTACGGCCGCATTGAGGTGAACAACGCCGAGCTGGAGGACCAGATCCTGATCAAGACCGACGGCATGCCCACCTACAACTTTGCCAACGTGGTGGACGATCACCTGATGGGCATCACCCACGTGATCCGCGGGTCCGAGTATCTTTCCAGCACGCCCAAGTACAACCTTCTGTACCAGGCGTTCGGGTGGGAACTGCCGGTTTACATCCACTGCCCGCCGGTGATGAAGGACGCGCAGAACAAGCTTTCCAAGCGCAACGGCGACGCCTCCTACCAGGATTTGATTGCCAAGGGGTACCTGAGCGAGGCGGTGCTCAATTACATTTTGCTGCTGGGCTGGAGCCCCAAGGGCGAGGAGGAGATCTTCACCTTGGACGAGATGGTGCGTCTGTTCGACGAGAGCGGCATCAGCAAGAGCCCGGCCATCTTTGACCCGGCAAAGCTGCGGGCCATTAACGCCGAGTACATCCGCCGCCTGCCCGCCGAACGGTTCCGCGCCCTGGCCGACCCCTGGATCGACCGGGCGGTGCGCCGGCCCATCGACCGGGAGCTTTTGTGCCGGAACCTGCAGCCCCGGTGCGAGGTGCTGGGCGAGATCCCGGAGCAGCTGGATTTCTTTGACGCGGTGCTGCCCTACGGCCCGGAGCTGTACGCCAATAAAAAACAGAAGACCACCCCGGAGACCGCAAAACAGGCCTTGGAGGCGCTGCTGCCGGTACTGGAGGAGCTAAACGCCTGGGACCGGGACGCCATTTTTGCGGCCTGCGCGGCCAAGGCGGAGGAGCTGGAGGTGAAGAACGGCTGGCTGCTGTACCCCCTGGGAATCGCCCTTTCGGGCAAGCAGCGCACCCCCGGCGGCGGCACAGACCTGGCCGCGATGCTGGGCAGGGAGGAGACCCTGGGGCGGCTGCGCGCCGCCCTGGCCGCCCTGTAA
- the abrB gene encoding AbrB family transcriptional regulator — MKSTGMVRKIDSLGRIVLPIELRRVLEINEDASLEIYVDGDQIVLKKYQPACVFCGEAKNVTQFKGRNVCEECRSAIAGL; from the coding sequence ATGAAATCCACTGGCATGGTACGCAAAATCGACAGCTTGGGCCGCATTGTGCTGCCCATCGAACTCCGCCGCGTGCTGGAGATCAACGAGGACGCATCCCTGGAGATCTATGTGGACGGCGACCAGATCGTGCTGAAGAAATATCAGCCGGCCTGCGTGTTCTGCGGCGAAGCAAAAAACGTGACCCAATTTAAGGGGCGCAATGTGTGCGAGGAATGCCGCAGCGCCATCGCGGGGCTGTAA
- a CDS encoding fructose-1,6-bisphosphate aldolase, class II — MLVSATEMLQKARDGHYAVGQFNINNLEWTKAVLLTAQELNSPVILGVSEGAGKYMTGYKTVAAMVSAMVGSLGITVPVALHLDHGSYEGAKACLEAGFSSIMFDGSHYPIEENVAKTTELVALAHAQGVSIEAEVGSIGGEEDGVVGAGEVADPAECKRIADLGIDFLAAGIGNIHGKYPANWKGLDFDALDKIHQATGGIPLVLHGGTGIPADMIQKAISLGVSKINVNTECQLSFAAATRAYIEAGKDEQGKGFDPRKLLAPGFEAIKATVKEKMELFGSVGKA; from the coding sequence ATGTTAGTAAGCGCAACCGAAATGCTTCAAAAGGCCCGCGACGGCCACTATGCCGTGGGCCAGTTCAACATCAACAACCTGGAATGGACCAAGGCCGTGCTGCTGACCGCGCAGGAACTGAACAGCCCTGTGATCCTGGGCGTGTCCGAGGGCGCGGGCAAGTATATGACCGGCTATAAGACCGTGGCCGCCATGGTGAGCGCCATGGTGGGCAGCCTGGGCATCACGGTGCCGGTGGCCCTCCACCTGGATCACGGCAGCTACGAGGGCGCCAAGGCCTGCCTCGAGGCCGGCTTCTCCAGCATCATGTTCGACGGCAGCCACTACCCCATCGAAGAGAACGTGGCCAAAACCACCGAGCTGGTGGCGCTGGCCCACGCCCAGGGCGTTTCCATCGAGGCCGAGGTCGGCTCCATCGGCGGCGAGGAGGACGGCGTTGTGGGCGCCGGCGAGGTGGCCGATCCCGCCGAGTGCAAGCGCATTGCGGATCTGGGCATCGACTTTTTGGCCGCCGGCATCGGCAACATCCACGGCAAATATCCCGCCAACTGGAAAGGCCTCGACTTTGACGCGCTGGACAAGATTCATCAGGCCACCGGCGGCATCCCCCTGGTGCTGCACGGCGGCACCGGCATCCCGGCCGATATGATCCAGAAAGCCATCAGCCTGGGCGTGTCCAAGATCAACGTAAACACCGAGTGCCAGCTCAGCTTTGCCGCCGCCACCCGCGCCTACATCGAGGCCGGCAAGGACGAACAGGGCAAGGGCTTTGACCCCCGCAAGCTGCTGGCTCCCGGCTTTGAGGCCATCAAAGCCACCGTGAAGGAAAAGATGGAGCTGTTCGGCAGCGTGGGCAAGGCGTAA
- a CDS encoding transcriptional regulator: protein MKLSTAELEIMEQIWRLDGPVTAAALSGALQDKGWKPTTLLTFLARMVQKGALSAQRQGKQNFYSARITSEEYRAGEAREMLSKFYSGSVKSMVAALYQDKALSASELDELHRWLEER from the coding sequence GTGAAACTTTCCACGGCTGAACTGGAGATCATGGAGCAGATCTGGCGGCTGGACGGCCCGGTCACCGCCGCCGCGCTGAGCGGCGCGCTGCAGGACAAGGGCTGGAAGCCCACTACACTGCTCACCTTTTTGGCGCGCATGGTGCAAAAAGGAGCCTTGAGCGCACAGCGGCAGGGCAAGCAAAATTTTTACAGCGCCCGCATCACCAGCGAGGAGTACCGGGCGGGCGAAGCGCGGGAGATGCTGAGCAAATTTTACAGCGGAAGCGTGAAGAGCATGGTGGCCGCCCTGTATCAGGACAAGGCCCTTTCGGCCTCGGAACTGGACGAGCTTCACAGATGGCTGGAAGAGAGGTGA
- the cobC gene encoding adenosylcobalamin/alpha-ribazole phosphatase: protein MKTFKLHLIRHGLTQGNLDGLYLGSGTDLPLCPQGREQLEQLAARFAYPQPGTVFTSPLARAVQTAELLFPAAQHRLEIQQLREAGFGVFEGRRVEELVKDPDFARWMDPAAGFTPQGAEPTPQFHSRCAETLMKLFEYMMKAGVPEAACVTHGGVIMSMLAQKALPRRRPEDWMADPGCGYTVQTDPALWMRDGLVEAVQVLPLGYLDEP, encoded by the coding sequence TTGAAGACCTTTAAACTTCATCTGATCCGCCATGGGCTCACCCAGGGCAATCTGGACGGGCTGTATCTGGGCAGCGGCACCGACCTGCCCCTATGCCCTCAGGGCCGGGAGCAGCTGGAACAGCTTGCCGCCCGTTTTGCTTACCCCCAGCCGGGTACCGTGTTTACCTCGCCCCTGGCCCGCGCCGTGCAGACCGCCGAGCTTTTATTCCCCGCCGCACAGCACCGGCTGGAGATCCAGCAGCTTCGGGAGGCGGGTTTTGGTGTGTTCGAGGGGCGCAGGGTGGAGGAACTTGTAAAGGACCCGGACTTTGCGCGCTGGATGGACCCCGCAGCAGGTTTTACCCCCCAGGGGGCAGAACCCACCCCACAATTTCACAGCCGCTGCGCTGAAACGCTGATGAAATTGTTTGAATACATGATGAAAGCGGGCGTGCCCGAGGCCGCCTGCGTGACCCACGGCGGGGTCATCATGAGCATGCTGGCGCAGAAAGCGTTGCCCCGCCGTCGCCCGGAGGACTGGATGGCCGACCCCGGCTGCGGCTATACCGTGCAGACTGATCCCGCCCTGTGGATGCGCGACGGTTTGGTGGAGGCTGTGCAGGTCCTGCCCTTGGGTTACCTGGACGAGCCGTAA
- a CDS encoding 8-oxoguanine DNA glycosylase produces MLVLEDARGLELAPTLDCGQAFRWREGPGGWQGVVEGRAVTVRRAGAGLVIEGAGEMDRAFWEQYLALDLDYPALIARFGRGSRRLAACCAASPGIRVLRQPFFEVLCAFIISQNNNIGRIKGIVERLCQGLGEPLGGGLYAFPTPAALARCTPEGLAFLRAGWRAGYLVDAAQKVAGGQVSEAALRALPTAGARALLMTIRGVGPKVADCVLLYGLSRWEAVPMDVWMKKAMNELFPNGLPACCRGREGIAQQFIFDYARRNLPRGTQKVQAKGTGGH; encoded by the coding sequence ATGCTGGTTTTGGAAGATGCACGCGGCCTGGAACTGGCCCCCACGCTGGACTGCGGCCAGGCCTTTCGCTGGCGCGAGGGCCCCGGGGGCTGGCAGGGCGTGGTGGAGGGGCGCGCGGTCACGGTGCGCCGGGCCGGGGCGGGCCTTGTGATCGAGGGCGCCGGGGAAATGGACCGGGCCTTTTGGGAACAATATCTGGCCCTGGATCTGGATTACCCCGCCCTGATCGCCCGTTTTGGCAGGGGCAGCCGCCGGCTTGCCGCCTGCTGCGCGGCCTCGCCCGGCATCCGGGTGCTGCGCCAGCCCTTCTTCGAGGTGCTGTGCGCCTTCATCATCAGCCAGAACAACAACATCGGCCGCATCAAGGGCATTGTGGAGCGGCTGTGCCAGGGGCTGGGCGAACCCTTGGGGGGCGGGCTGTACGCCTTCCCCACCCCAGCGGCACTGGCCCGGTGCACGCCGGAGGGCCTGGCCTTTCTGCGCGCGGGCTGGCGGGCGGGATACCTGGTGGACGCCGCCCAAAAAGTGGCGGGCGGCCAGGTGAGCGAGGCCGCCCTGCGCGCCCTGCCCACCGCCGGGGCCCGGGCCCTGCTCATGACCATCCGGGGGGTGGGCCCCAAGGTGGCCGACTGCGTGCTTTTATACGGCCTCTCCCGCTGGGAGGCGGTGCCCATGGACGTGTGGATGAAAAAGGCCATGAACGAGCTGTTCCCCAACGGGCTACCCGCCTGCTGCCGCGGCCGCGAGGGCATCGCCCAGCAATTTATTTTTGATTATGCCCGCCGCAATCTGCCCCGGGGCACACAAAAAGTGCAAGCAAAAGGCACGGGCGGACATTGA